The proteins below are encoded in one region of Rhizobium sp. 9140:
- a CDS encoding L-threonylcarbamoyladenylate synthase, with protein MAEIIETTLDRVRALERAVDVLTRGRPIALPTETVYGLAADATRADAIASIYEVKGRPRFNPLISHVSDMEMAARHGLFDPVSRRLAEAFWPGPLTLVVTRAPGATVHALATAGLDTLGLRMPAGFAREVIAAFGKPLAAPSANTSGRISPTMAAHVADDLGSAIDLILDAGPAGIGLESTIVKVENGRLRLLRPGGLDAADIETVAGQRLLRQDSAGATLEAPGMLASHYAPGAAVRLDATDVRPGEALIRFGGTALSGEAAAVIVLDLSPSGNLREAAANLFSYMKQADATGARTIAFSAIPSQGLGEAIRDRLERAAAPR; from the coding sequence ATGGCAGAGATCATCGAGACGACCCTCGACCGGGTGCGGGCGCTGGAGCGCGCCGTGGATGTGCTCACGCGGGGCCGGCCGATCGCGCTGCCGACGGAGACCGTTTACGGGCTTGCGGCCGATGCGACGCGGGCCGATGCGATTGCCTCGATCTATGAGGTCAAGGGCCGGCCGCGTTTCAACCCCCTGATTTCGCATGTGTCCGATATGGAGATGGCCGCGCGCCACGGCCTGTTCGATCCCGTATCGCGCCGTCTGGCGGAAGCCTTCTGGCCGGGGCCGCTGACGCTGGTGGTGACGCGTGCGCCCGGAGCCACCGTGCATGCGCTGGCCACGGCCGGGCTCGACACGCTCGGCCTGCGGATGCCGGCCGGCTTCGCGCGCGAGGTCATCGCCGCCTTTGGCAAACCGCTGGCGGCACCCAGCGCCAACACCTCGGGGCGCATCAGCCCGACGATGGCCGCGCATGTGGCCGACGATCTCGGTTCCGCCATCGACCTCATTCTTGACGCCGGACCGGCGGGCATCGGGCTCGAATCGACCATCGTCAAGGTGGAGAACGGGCGGCTTCGCCTGCTGCGTCCCGGCGGGCTGGACGCGGCCGACATCGAGACTGTGGCCGGTCAGCGGCTTTTGCGGCAGGATTCAGCGGGTGCCACTTTGGAGGCGCCGGGCATGCTCGCCTCGCATTATGCGCCGGGTGCCGCCGTGCGTCTGGATGCGACGGATGTGCGGCCGGGGGAGGCCCTGATCCGCTTCGGGGGGACGGCCCTTTCCGGCGAGGCGGCGGCGGTGATCGTGCTCGATCTCAGCCCGTCCGGCAATCTGCGGGAAGCCGCCGCCAATCTCTTTTCCTATATGAAGCAGGCGGACGCCACGGGCGCCCGGACGATCGCCTTTTCCGCCATTCCGAGCCAAGGCCTCGGCGAGGCCATCCGCGACCGGCTGGAGCGCGCGGCGGCACCCCGCTGA
- a CDS encoding transporter, whose amino-acid sequence MNLVSPEIPGLVWAYRFRPGQGRGERISADAPLETLTESEGWLWLHLALSDARTPALIQKICDLPPDALATLSSHDTQAAITTDEAMVHGTLVDFERTFDQMTKTIGWLHFVVTDKVIVTTRLHPLRSIDRVKAAIEKNPRCLRPIDLFEMMVIEFQRTLIGLVLELTEELNVIEDEVYGEAGHNDQPRLAPLRRTAVRLHRHLRTLLALLRRAAASDEDEVPTGFIDVAERLTDRLETVDRDVFALQERARLLHEEIDSKLSSETNRHLYILSLMTAFLLPPTLVTGFFGMNTSDLPLAGGIHGTLIAGVFIVMSMAFAWTILKRIGIL is encoded by the coding sequence ATGAACCTCGTTTCGCCCGAAATTCCCGGCCTCGTCTGGGCCTATCGCTTCCGCCCGGGACAGGGCCGCGGCGAACGCATTTCCGCGGATGCGCCATTGGAGACGTTGACCGAGAGCGAAGGCTGGCTCTGGCTGCATCTCGCGCTGAGCGACGCGCGCACGCCGGCGCTGATCCAGAAGATCTGCGACTTGCCGCCGGACGCGCTGGCCACCCTATCGAGCCATGATACGCAAGCCGCCATCACGACCGACGAAGCCATGGTGCACGGCACGCTGGTTGATTTCGAGCGCACCTTCGACCAGATGACGAAGACCATCGGCTGGCTGCATTTCGTCGTGACCGACAAGGTCATCGTGACGACGCGGCTTCATCCGCTGCGCAGCATCGACCGGGTGAAGGCGGCGATCGAGAAGAATCCGCGCTGCCTGCGGCCGATCGACCTTTTCGAGATGATGGTCATCGAGTTTCAGCGAACTCTGATCGGTCTGGTGCTGGAACTGACGGAGGAGCTCAACGTCATCGAGGACGAGGTTTATGGCGAGGCGGGCCACAACGACCAGCCGCGGCTGGCGCCGCTGCGCCGTACCGCCGTCCGTCTACACCGGCATCTGCGCACCTTGCTCGCGCTTCTCAGACGCGCTGCCGCATCGGACGAGGACGAGGTTCCCACAGGCTTCATCGACGTCGCCGAACGCCTGACCGACCGGCTGGAGACGGTGGACCGCGACGTCTTCGCGTTGCAGGAACGAGCCCGGCTGCTGCACGAGGAAATCGACAGCAAGCTCTCCTCCGAGACCAACCGCCATCTCTATATCCTCTCGCTGATGACGGCCTTCCTGCTGCCGCCAACGTTGGTTACCGGCTTCTTCGGCATGAACACCAGCGACCTGCCGCTGGCCGGCGGAATCCACGGCACCCTCATCGCCGGGGTCTTCATCGTGATGTCCATGGCCTTCGCCTGGACGATCCTAAAACGAATCGGGATTCTTTGA
- a CDS encoding aromatic ring-hydroxylating oxygenase subunit alpha: MDFRSEVLRTLRNRRETHSLEQAFYTDPDLYKLDMEEIWYKDWLFIGHDCEIPKAGNYFTVQIGDYPVVVTRDRQGAIHALHNACRHRGSRVCTQAKGASARLVCPYHNWTYELDGKLMFARQMGEDFDKSAHGLKPVACETIAGYIFVSLAAEPLDFAPVRDMVTSYLAPHNLKDTKVAYESTIVEKGNWKLVWENNRECYHCASNHPELCRTYPEAPSATGVQGAKDDPVIFEHWSRCEAAGLPSEFRIDPTGQFRVARMPLIQDAESYTMSGARAVKRRLSDAVPQSHIGTLLMFHYPSTWNHVLADHAITFRVLPLGPELTQVTTKWLVHKDAVEGVDYNLEELTHVWTETNDQDRQIVEENAFGIRSPAYEPGPYSPEHEGGVMQFVEWYTKFMQERLTGVRAPLVRVA; encoded by the coding sequence ATGGATTTTCGCAGCGAAGTACTCCGCACGCTCCGGAACCGGCGCGAGACCCACAGCCTCGAGCAGGCATTCTACACGGATCCAGATCTCTACAAGCTCGACATGGAGGAGATCTGGTACAAGGACTGGCTGTTCATCGGCCATGACTGCGAGATCCCCAAGGCCGGAAATTACTTCACGGTCCAGATCGGCGACTATCCCGTCGTCGTCACCCGCGACCGCCAGGGCGCCATCCATGCCCTGCACAATGCCTGCCGCCACCGCGGTTCGCGCGTCTGCACGCAGGCCAAGGGTGCCTCGGCGCGGCTCGTCTGTCCCTATCACAACTGGACCTACGAACTGGACGGCAAGCTGATGTTCGCCCGTCAGATGGGCGAGGACTTCGACAAATCCGCACACGGCCTGAAGCCCGTCGCCTGCGAGACGATTGCCGGCTATATCTTCGTCAGCCTAGCGGCCGAGCCGCTGGATTTTGCGCCCGTGCGCGACATGGTCACGTCCTACCTCGCGCCGCACAATCTCAAGGACACGAAGGTCGCCTATGAGAGCACCATCGTGGAGAAGGGCAACTGGAAGCTCGTCTGGGAAAACAACCGCGAGTGCTATCACTGCGCCAGCAACCACCCGGAGCTTTGCCGCACCTATCCCGAAGCCCCTTCGGCCACCGGCGTTCAGGGTGCCAAGGATGATCCGGTCATTTTCGAGCACTGGAGTCGCTGCGAAGCCGCCGGCCTGCCGAGCGAATTCCGCATCGATCCGACGGGCCAGTTCCGCGTCGCGCGCATGCCGCTCATTCAGGATGCCGAGAGCTACACCATGTCCGGCGCCCGCGCCGTCAAGCGCCGCCTGTCCGACGCCGTGCCCCAGAGCCATATCGGCACGCTGCTGATGTTCCATTACCCGAGCACCTGGAACCATGTGCTCGCCGACCACGCCATCACGTTCCGCGTGCTGCCGCTCGGCCCCGAACTGACGCAGGTCACCACCAAATGGCTGGTCCACAAGGATGCCGTCGAGGGTGTCGATTACAATCTCGAGGAACTGACGCATGTCTGGACCGAGACCAACGATCAAGACCGCCAGATCGTAGAGGAAAACGCCTTCGGCATCCGCTCGCCGGCCTATGAGCCTGGTCCCTATTCCCCCGAGCACGAAGGCGGCGTCATGCAGTTCGTCGAATGGTACACGAAATTCATGCAGGAGCGCCTGACCGGCGTCCGCGCGCCGCTCGTGCGCGTGGCCTGA
- a CDS encoding hybrid-cluster NAD(P)-dependent oxidoreductase, whose protein sequence is MTVVSPFRHFDELQPWNDRQHLLECIAVTLEAPDVMTFVFKSDRDGWFRYLPGQFVTLEIPVTADDPVMRTYTLSSTPSRPFSIAVTVKAQATSIGTRWMFENLRPGMTLKAFGPLGDFSFVRYPGEKYLFVSAGSGITPMMSMTRWFSDCAPQTDVAFVSCARRPDDLLFRAELETLAAGMPNLSLGFVVEGHEPRHGWHGLRGRIDATKVALLAPDFMSRTVFCCGPEPFMRGVRELLQASGFDMARYHEESFQPAAAPNVDELAVRAGAGDAAGEADSDQPIVAPTVIFTMAGKEAKCIPGQTVLQTARAAGVRIGAACESGLCGTCRVMKISGEVDMSHNGGILDEDIEEGYILACCSRPLTDVQIEA, encoded by the coding sequence ATGACAGTCGTATCGCCGTTCCGTCACTTCGACGAACTCCAGCCCTGGAACGATCGCCAGCACCTGCTCGAATGCATCGCGGTGACGCTCGAGGCGCCCGACGTCATGACCTTCGTGTTCAAGTCGGATCGCGACGGCTGGTTCCGCTACCTGCCGGGCCAGTTCGTCACGCTCGAAATCCCGGTGACGGCCGACGATCCGGTCATGCGGACCTATACGCTGTCCTCGACGCCTTCGCGCCCCTTCTCCATCGCCGTCACGGTGAAGGCGCAGGCGACCTCGATCGGCACACGCTGGATGTTCGAGAACCTGCGCCCGGGCATGACGCTGAAGGCGTTCGGCCCGCTCGGTGACTTCTCCTTCGTGCGCTATCCCGGCGAGAAGTACCTTTTCGTCTCAGCGGGTTCCGGCATCACGCCGATGATGTCGATGACGCGCTGGTTTTCCGATTGCGCGCCGCAGACCGATGTCGCCTTCGTCTCCTGCGCCCGCCGTCCGGACGATCTGCTGTTCCGCGCCGAACTGGAAACACTGGCTGCCGGCATGCCCAACCTGTCGCTTGGCTTCGTCGTTGAGGGTCACGAACCCCGCCATGGCTGGCACGGCCTGCGCGGTCGCATCGACGCTACCAAGGTGGCGCTGCTCGCGCCCGACTTCATGAGCCGCACGGTGTTCTGCTGCGGTCCTGAACCGTTCATGCGCGGCGTGCGCGAACTGCTGCAGGCATCCGGGTTCGACATGGCCCGCTACCACGAGGAAAGCTTCCAGCCCGCCGCAGCGCCGAATGTCGATGAACTCGCCGTTCGCGCCGGTGCGGGCGACGCTGCCGGCGAGGCCGATAGCGACCAGCCGATCGTCGCCCCCACCGTCATCTTCACCATGGCCGGCAAGGAAGCGAAATGCATCCCCGGCCAGACCGTGCTCCAGACCGCCCGCGCCGCCGGCGTGCGCATCGGCGCCGCCTGCGAAAGCGGTCTCTGCGGCACCTGCCGCGTCATGAAGATCTCCGGCGAGGTCGACATGAGCCACAATGGCGGCATCCTCGACGAGGACATCGAGGAAGGCTACATCCTCGCCTGCTGCTCGCGTCCGCTCACGGATGTGCAAATCGAGGCGTGA
- a CDS encoding FAD-binding oxidoreductase, which translates to MTNTVPSPDLVQRFVDLVGGHAEVGSAVQDRYLVETRGLYRGTTPAVLKPGSVAEVSATLKLASETGVAIVPQAGNTGHVAGQIPRTGAADILLSLERMNRIRDVDPVGNVIVADAGCILADIQMAADRVDRLFPLSLGSEGSCRIGGNLSTNAGGTAVLAYGNMRQLCLGLEVVLPTGEIWDGLRRLKKDNTGYDLRDLFIGAEGTLGVITGAVLRLFPKPLGHEVALAGLRTVEDALALFERASTLCGQTLTGFELMPRIGIDFSVRNIPGVTDPMATVHPWYVLIDISSADSAESAGRTMEALLSGAIENGLVDDAIVASSEAQRKALWHMRESLSLAQRPEGGSIKHDVSVPIASIPAFMAEADAAVMAAIPGARICSFGHMGDGNIHYNISQPVGADKQAFLERWREMNAIVHGIVLAHGGSISAEHGIGQLKRDELAEVRHGIEIDLMQRIKHAFDPAGIMNPDKVLQIKR; encoded by the coding sequence ATGACCAACACCGTCCCCTCGCCCGATCTTGTCCAGCGCTTCGTCGATCTCGTCGGCGGCCATGCGGAGGTGGGGTCTGCCGTCCAGGATCGCTATCTGGTGGAGACCCGCGGGCTCTATCGCGGCACGACGCCGGCGGTCTTGAAGCCCGGCAGCGTGGCGGAGGTCTCCGCGACCCTTAAGCTTGCCAGCGAAACCGGCGTCGCCATCGTGCCGCAGGCGGGCAATACCGGCCATGTCGCCGGGCAGATCCCCCGCACGGGTGCTGCCGACATTCTCCTGTCGCTGGAGCGGATGAACCGCATTCGCGACGTCGATCCGGTCGGCAATGTCATCGTGGCGGATGCCGGCTGCATTCTCGCCGATATCCAGATGGCAGCCGACCGGGTGGACCGGCTGTTTCCGCTGTCGCTCGGCTCGGAAGGCTCCTGCCGGATCGGCGGCAACCTCTCCACCAATGCGGGGGGAACGGCCGTGCTCGCCTATGGCAACATGCGCCAGCTGTGCCTCGGCCTCGAAGTGGTGCTGCCGACCGGCGAGATCTGGGACGGGCTGCGCCGCCTCAAGAAGGACAATACCGGCTATGATCTGCGCGATCTCTTCATCGGCGCGGAGGGAACGCTCGGCGTCATCACCGGTGCCGTGCTGCGGCTGTTTCCCAAGCCGCTCGGCCACGAGGTGGCGCTTGCAGGCCTTCGCACAGTCGAGGATGCGCTGGCGCTGTTCGAACGGGCGTCCACGCTCTGCGGGCAGACGCTGACCGGGTTCGAGCTGATGCCGCGCATCGGCATCGATTTCTCGGTGCGCAACATTCCCGGCGTCACGGACCCGATGGCGACGGTGCATCCCTGGTACGTGCTGATCGATATTTCCAGCGCCGACAGCGCGGAAAGTGCGGGGCGCACGATGGAGGCGCTGCTCTCCGGCGCTATCGAGAACGGGCTCGTGGACGATGCCATCGTCGCCTCCAGCGAGGCGCAGCGAAAGGCGCTCTGGCACATGCGCGAGAGCCTGTCGCTGGCGCAGCGGCCGGAAGGCGGGTCGATCAAGCATGATGTTTCGGTGCCGATCGCCAGCATTCCCGCCTTCATGGCAGAGGCCGATGCGGCCGTGATGGCGGCGATCCCCGGCGCGCGGATCTGCTCCTTCGGCCATATGGGCGACGGCAACATCCACTACAATATTTCCCAGCCCGTCGGTGCCGACAAGCAGGCATTCCTCGAACGCTGGCGGGAGATGAACGCGATCGTGCACGGCATTGTGCTGGCCCATGGCGGCTCGATCTCCGCCGAGCATGGCATCGGCCAGTTGAAGCGCGACGAGCTGGCGGAGGTGCGCCACGGCATCGAGATCGACCTGATGCAGCGGATCAAGCATGCCTTCGACCCGGCCGGAATCATGAACCCGGACAAAGTGTTGCAGATCAAGCGATAG
- a CDS encoding BA14K family protein — protein MGLFNAKLLSAAGLSAALFVTSFVPVQAMVPIPVQKPVQTANAAEPVQYRDRDRDDWRRRGMHRRGNAYYYNGHRGYRERRRGYREHNGVWFPLAAFATGAIIGGAINNDRPARVGGSHVAWCQNRYRSYRAYDNTYQPNNGPRRQCNSPY, from the coding sequence ATGGGTCTCTTCAACGCCAAGCTCCTTTCGGCCGCAGGTCTTTCCGCAGCGCTTTTCGTCACATCGTTCGTGCCCGTCCAGGCCATGGTTCCGATCCCGGTCCAGAAGCCCGTCCAGACGGCAAACGCAGCCGAGCCTGTTCAGTATCGCGATCGCGACCGCGACGATTGGCGCCGTCGCGGCATGCATCGCCGTGGCAATGCTTATTATTACAATGGCCATCGCGGCTATCGCGAACGCCGCCGCGGCTATCGCGAACATAATGGCGTTTGGTTCCCGCTCGCAGCGTTCGCGACCGGTGCCATCATCGGCGGCGCGATCAACAACGACCGCCCGGCTCGCGTCGGTGGCAGCCATGTCGCCTGGTGCCAGAACCGCTACCGCTCCTACCGCGCCTACGACAACACCTACCAGCCCAACAACGGCCCCCGCCGCCAGTGCAATTCGCCGTATTGA
- a CDS encoding glycoside hydrolase family 25 protein: MRHIARTIAGALTPSPFGRGSVVALGLLLALGAVFSPQSGLAVDLEPWKTPEPALVIDAYELNIVDWQEMLKDKRIAGFVSKASDGLPESFSCTGDHKGDTFAHCKTMWRKYAVSRELYQTRRMVARASGLLWGAYHLARPGNPIEQANHFLDYAEPAADELMVLDIEGIDPDNFMSLEDGEIFAQHIKTRTGRYPMLYTNHSTARHIADNRALYPILSRLPLWYARYKPGIRNVFPMGNWDSYALWQFSSGANCNKRRCPYRISGTLPDIDVNVAPMDAARLKVEWAKGELLPEKPLPPEPAPTLGPPVIMLVSADGTRPACIGTQATGVDAMTTSSISVRGARIALR; this comes from the coding sequence ATGCGACACATCGCCCGAACCATTGCCGGCGCGCTTACTCCCTCCCCTTTCGGGCGAGGTTCGGTCGTGGCGCTAGGCCTTCTACTGGCGCTGGGCGCCGTGTTCTCACCGCAGTCCGGCCTTGCCGTCGATCTGGAGCCCTGGAAGACGCCGGAGCCGGCGCTGGTCATCGATGCCTATGAGTTGAATATCGTCGACTGGCAGGAGATGCTGAAGGACAAGCGGATCGCGGGTTTCGTCTCGAAAGCCTCCGACGGTCTGCCGGAGAGCTTCTCCTGCACCGGCGACCACAAGGGTGATACGTTCGCGCACTGCAAGACGATGTGGCGGAAATATGCGGTCAGCCGCGAGCTTTACCAGACCCGGCGCATGGTGGCGCGGGCAAGCGGGCTGTTGTGGGGTGCCTATCACCTGGCGCGGCCCGGCAACCCGATCGAGCAGGCCAACCACTTCCTCGACTATGCCGAACCCGCAGCCGACGAATTGATGGTGCTCGACATCGAGGGTATCGACCCCGACAATTTCATGTCGCTCGAAGATGGCGAGATCTTCGCGCAACACATTAAGACGCGCACGGGTCGGTATCCGATGCTCTACACCAACCACTCCACCGCTCGCCACATCGCCGACAACCGCGCGCTTTACCCGATCCTCTCGCGCCTGCCGCTCTGGTACGCCCGCTACAAGCCGGGCATTCGCAACGTCTTCCCGATGGGCAACTGGGACAGCTACGCGCTCTGGCAGTTTTCCTCCGGCGCCAACTGCAACAAGCGCCGCTGTCCCTACCGCATCAGTGGAACCCTGCCCGATATCGACGTCAACGTGGCGCCGATGGATGCCGCGCGGCTGAAGGTGGAATGGGCCAAGGGCGAACTGCTGCCGGAAAAGCCGCTGCCGCCGGAGCCCGCACCAACCCTCGGCCCGCCGGTCATTATGCTCGTCTCAGCCGATGGCACCCGCCCGGCCTGCATCGGAACGCAAGCGACCGGCGTGGACGCGATGACGACCTCCTCCATTAGCGTTCGGGGCGCGCGGATCGCCTTGCGCTAG
- a CDS encoding DUF6656 family protein, producing the protein MANLRYFDDAKAPQEPRGGVYTDYLRTGRINRATSEARAAKRYLTHKEVAERTGRKLEAAGTLAYDRISGFHASIRFPKMIFHRTLDGSPHLGYCHVTAARTKFADYDDVRWSFYMANFFCEIGKDEHFFDDVRRGYSRMYFAVAMDLDREQGKLVINRTVRDGGLLFRTQDPKTALKNVLMLGARNDALRTIIRAL; encoded by the coding sequence ATGGCCAACCTGCGCTACTTCGATGATGCCAAGGCTCCCCAGGAACCACGCGGGGGCGTGTACACGGATTACCTGCGCACCGGCCGGATCAACCGCGCGACATCCGAGGCGCGCGCCGCAAAGCGCTACCTGACGCACAAGGAAGTGGCCGAACGGACGGGCCGCAAGCTTGAGGCCGCCGGCACGCTCGCCTACGACCGTATCAGCGGCTTCCACGCGTCTATCCGCTTTCCCAAGATGATCTTCCACCGCACGCTCGATGGCAGCCCGCATCTCGGCTACTGTCATGTGACGGCGGCGCGCACCAAATTCGCGGACTATGACGATGTCCGCTGGTCGTTCTACATGGCCAACTTCTTCTGCGAAATCGGCAAGGACGAACATTTCTTCGACGATGTCCGCCGCGGATATTCGCGCATGTATTTCGCCGTCGCGATGGACCTCGACCGCGAGCAGGGCAAGCTCGTGATCAACCGGACCGTTCGCGACGGCGGCCTCCTCTTCCGCACGCAGGACCCGAAGACGGCCTTGAAGAACGTGCTGATGCTGGGCGCCCGCAACGACGCCCTGCGCACGATCATCCGCGCGCTCTGA